One Ignavibacterium album JCM 16511 genomic region harbors:
- the arcC gene encoding carbamate kinase, which yields MRKTAVVALGGNALLRGNEIGTIQQQEKNTYDTCINLIKLLKQDYNLVITHGNGPQVGNIMLRNEAGYNTYKIPKMPLDICVADSQGGIGYMIERQMKNILTENKLRKNVVTLVTQVLVDKDDPAFENPSKPIGPFYLKEEADLLARINKFVFKEDARKRGWRRVVASPQPKDIINKKIIKELVRKGNIVIAAGGGGIPVYQDKNKMLHGVEAVIDKDLASALLANEIEADEFFILTDVPKVYINFNKPNQQQLDFIKVSDAKKYYEAGEFGSGSMGPKILAAISFVENGGKETVITESTQLGDPTCGTRIIPN from the coding sequence ATGCGCAAAACAGCTGTGGTTGCATTAGGTGGCAATGCACTTCTTCGCGGAAACGAAATCGGAACAATCCAACAGCAGGAAAAAAACACTTACGATACTTGTATTAACCTCATAAAACTTCTTAAGCAAGATTATAATTTAGTAATTACTCACGGTAACGGTCCTCAGGTTGGTAATATAATGCTTCGCAATGAAGCCGGCTATAACACTTACAAAATTCCTAAAATGCCATTGGATATTTGTGTAGCAGATTCGCAGGGCGGAATTGGTTATATGATTGAACGGCAGATGAAAAATATTCTTACCGAAAATAAACTCAGAAAAAATGTGGTTACACTTGTTACTCAGGTCCTGGTTGATAAAGATGATCCGGCATTTGAAAATCCTTCAAAGCCTATTGGTCCCTTTTATCTTAAAGAAGAAGCTGACTTACTTGCAAGAATTAATAAATTCGTATTTAAAGAAGATGCCCGTAAAAGAGGTTGGAGAAGAGTAGTAGCATCACCTCAGCCGAAAGACATAATTAATAAAAAAATAATTAAAGAACTTGTTAGAAAAGGAAACATAGTTATTGCTGCTGGAGGAGGCGGAATCCCTGTTTATCAGGATAAAAATAAAATGCTTCACGGTGTTGAAGCAGTAATTGATAAAGACCTTGCTTCAGCTTTGCTTGCTAATGAAATTGAAGCCGACGAATTTTTTATCTTAACTGATGTCCCAAAAGTTTATATTAATTTTAATAAACCTAATCAGCAGCAACTTGATTTCATTAAAGTTTCCGATGCAAAAAAATATTATGAAGCAGGTGAGTTTGGTTCCGGAAGCATGGGACCAAAAATTCTTGCAGCAATAAGTTTTGTTGAGAACGGTGGAAAAGAAACCGTTATTACCGAATCAACTCAACTTGGTGATCCAACTTGCGGAACACGAATAATTCCCAACTAA
- a CDS encoding dihydroorotate dehydrogenase-like protein, with the protein MDLSTNYLGLKLKSPIIPSAGPLSEKISNIREMEDAGAGAVVLYSLFEEQIEHEQIELDYHTSVHAESYAEATSYFPEPFEFKTGPDGYLEHIRKAKEAVNIPIIASLNGKSVGGWTEYAKLIEQAGADALELNIYLLPTDVERSGNFIEQMYIDIVKAVRSTVKIPIAVKMHPFFTSTSYMANQFAKAGANGLVLFNRFYQPDINLEKLEVEPNVLLSTPMAMRLPLRWIAILYGKVQADLAATSGVYHAEDVIKLTMAGAKATQMLAALLKFGIGHIADVLSGVKSWMEEHEYESLSMMRGSMSYMNVDDPSKFERANYMKVLHSYK; encoded by the coding sequence ATGGATTTATCAACTAATTATCTCGGACTTAAGTTAAAATCTCCGATTATTCCATCAGCCGGACCATTATCAGAGAAAATTTCTAACATCCGCGAAATGGAAGATGCCGGTGCAGGTGCTGTTGTTCTATATTCATTATTCGAAGAACAAATTGAGCACGAACAAATTGAACTGGATTATCACACTTCTGTTCATGCTGAAAGTTATGCTGAAGCTACTTCATACTTTCCGGAACCTTTTGAATTTAAAACTGGTCCGGATGGATATCTTGAACACATTCGTAAAGCTAAAGAAGCTGTTAACATTCCAATCATTGCAAGCTTAAATGGAAAATCTGTCGGTGGTTGGACTGAGTATGCAAAGTTAATTGAACAAGCTGGTGCAGATGCACTTGAGCTGAACATTTACCTTCTTCCAACAGATGTTGAGCGTTCCGGAAATTTTATAGAACAAATGTATATTGATATTGTAAAAGCTGTTCGTTCAACTGTTAAAATACCAATTGCTGTAAAGATGCATCCTTTCTTTACATCTACTTCGTATATGGCAAATCAGTTTGCAAAAGCAGGTGCGAATGGTCTTGTTCTGTTTAACAGATTTTATCAACCTGATATAAATCTTGAAAAATTAGAAGTTGAACCTAATGTTTTGCTAAGTACACCTATGGCAATGAGATTACCTTTAAGATGGATTGCCATTTTATACGGAAAAGTTCAGGCAGATTTGGCTGCAACCAGCGGAGTTTATCACGCTGAGGATGTTATCAAATTAACTATGGCAGGTGCAAAAGCAACACAAATGCTTGCTGCTCTTCTTAAATTCGGAATCGGACACATTGCTGATGTATTAAGTGGAGTAAAATCCTGGATGGAAGAACATGAGTATGAGTCACTCAGTATGATGCGCGGAAGTATGAGTTATATGAATGTTGATGATCCTTCTAAATTCGAACGCGCCAACTATATGAAAGTTCTGCATTCTTACAAATAA
- the aat gene encoding leucyl/phenylalanyl-tRNA--protein transferase yields the protein MVEKNNELLKSMLQPDNMIRLYASGAFPMADDSGQINWYMPEIRTIIPLDNFNTPRSARKAIEKQNFEIKFDNDYLNVIKGCADRPSTWISDELIVAYRRLHKRGYLHTVETYQNGKLVGGLYGITFRGAFFGESMFSKVSQASKAALIALLHHLKEKDFVLLDVQYMTEHLRMFGAIEISWEEYSSLLQKAYLSGCSF from the coding sequence ATGGTCGAAAAGAACAATGAACTGCTGAAATCAATGCTGCAACCGGATAATATGATCCGGCTTTATGCAAGTGGTGCTTTTCCAATGGCGGATGATTCCGGACAAATAAACTGGTATATGCCCGAAATCAGAACGATAATTCCTCTCGATAATTTTAATACTCCACGCTCTGCACGCAAAGCAATTGAAAAGCAGAACTTCGAAATAAAATTTGATAATGATTATCTGAATGTTATTAAAGGTTGTGCAGATCGTCCATCAACCTGGATCTCTGATGAGCTTATTGTTGCTTACCGAAGATTACACAAGCGAGGATATCTTCACACAGTTGAAACTTATCAGAACGGCAAGCTCGTTGGTGGTTTATATGGAATTACTTTCCGCGGCGCGTTTTTTGGCGAGTCAATGTTTTCAAAAGTATCGCAGGCATCCAAAGCAGCTTTAATTGCATTGCTTCATCATCTCAAAGAAAAAGATTTTGTATTACTCGATGTTCAGTATATGACTGAACATTTAAGAATGTTTGGTGCAATTGAAATTTCATGGGAAGAGTACAGCTCACTTCTGCAAAAAGCTTATCTCTCAGGTTGTAGTTTTTAG
- a CDS encoding metallophosphoesterase — protein MSLFFIIFFTVYTSLNYYIFIRGWQTIGNYPLVKIIYLILFVLIAYGYVFAKIFYKVLPPLMYDIWLGVGAIWFAFFVYFILSLLLLDIVRFFDSKFLFLPEIFRSGNYDIKRYTALVVIAIVSIIVFLGNLNKRNIEIRTLEITLPKGQSKLSELNVVMASDIHLSPIDGELLLKRIIDKMNSLNPDIVLLAGDIVDDKAEILEAREIGKSFHKLKSKFGVYSINGNHEFINGVEASVLYAEHLGINTIRDNYIFIDSSFYVIGREDRAMPQFTGKQRKSLKEIISDVPKDYPLILLDHTPFNLEEAEKNNINLQLSGHTHHGQIWPANLITKMIYEVSWGYKKKGNTHFYVSSGAGTWGPPVRTGSSSEIVNLKIKFK, from the coding sequence ATGTCGTTATTCTTTATAATATTCTTCACAGTCTATACATCACTTAATTATTATATTTTCATTCGTGGTTGGCAGACAATTGGTAATTATCCATTAGTCAAGATAATCTATTTGATTTTGTTTGTTTTAATTGCTTATGGATATGTATTTGCAAAAATTTTCTATAAAGTTCTTCCTCCACTAATGTATGACATCTGGCTTGGAGTCGGAGCAATCTGGTTTGCATTCTTTGTCTACTTCATACTTTCGCTTTTATTATTAGATATAGTAAGATTTTTCGATTCTAAATTTTTATTTCTTCCGGAAATATTCAGAAGCGGGAATTATGATATTAAAAGATACACCGCACTCGTAGTAATCGCTATTGTAAGCATAATCGTTTTTCTGGGAAATCTGAATAAAAGAAATATTGAGATCAGAACATTAGAAATTACTCTTCCAAAAGGTCAAAGCAAGCTGAGTGAACTTAATGTTGTAATGGCAAGTGATATTCATCTTTCACCAATTGATGGTGAACTTCTGCTGAAAAGAATAATTGATAAAATGAATTCGCTTAATCCTGATATTGTTCTTCTTGCCGGTGATATAGTTGATGATAAAGCAGAAATTCTTGAAGCAAGAGAAATCGGAAAATCATTTCATAAACTGAAAAGTAAATTTGGAGTTTACTCAATTAACGGTAATCACGAATTTATAAACGGAGTCGAAGCATCGGTTCTTTATGCCGAGCATCTCGGAATTAATACTATCAGAGATAATTATATTTTTATTGATAGCAGCTTTTATGTTATAGGAAGAGAAGACAGAGCAATGCCACAGTTTACGGGTAAACAAAGAAAATCTCTCAAAGAAATTATTTCTGATGTTCCCAAAGATTATCCATTGATTTTGCTTGATCATACTCCATTCAATCTGGAAGAAGCTGAAAAGAATAATATTAATCTTCAGCTGTCGGGTCATACACATCACGGTCAGATATGGCCAGCAAATCTCATCACAAAAATGATTTACGAAGTTAGTTGGGGTTACAAGAAAAAAGGTAATACACATTTCTATGTTTCTTCTGGTGCGGGAACCTGGGGACCGCCTGTTAGAACCGGAAGCAGTAGTGAAATTGTAAATCTGAAAATAAAATTTAAATAA
- the argF gene encoding ornithine carbamoyltransferase, which produces MAVNMKGKDLISIADLTLEEIYEIFDVAHSLKQKLYTNEPHRYLEGKTLGMIFTKRSTRTRVSFETGIYQLGGLGMYFGPNDLQLGKSESIADTARVLSRYLNGIMIRTFDHNDVVELAKYADIPVINGLTDLLHPCQVLTDLFTVLEKKRKLQGLKLAYIGDGNNMAHSLLNGCSKVGMNIAIASPSGYKPNKEIVANAKKFAAYMGSKVEILDDPVAAVKNADIVYTDVWASMGQEEEAEERRKKFAKFQVNPKLVKHAKEDYLFMHCLPAHRGEEVVDEVADSPNSVIFDEAENRLHVQKAIMALVM; this is translated from the coding sequence ATGGCTGTTAATATGAAAGGTAAGGATCTGATTTCAATTGCAGATCTTACTCTTGAAGAAATTTATGAAATATTTGATGTGGCTCATTCATTAAAGCAAAAACTATATACCAATGAACCACACAGATATCTTGAAGGTAAAACACTTGGAATGATTTTTACCAAACGCTCAACAAGAACGCGCGTTTCTTTTGAAACCGGAATTTATCAGCTTGGTGGACTTGGAATGTATTTCGGTCCGAATGATTTACAACTTGGTAAAAGTGAAAGTATCGCAGATACTGCACGAGTACTCTCAAGATATTTAAATGGAATAATGATTCGCACATTCGATCACAACGATGTGGTTGAGCTTGCAAAATATGCTGACATTCCTGTTATCAATGGCTTGACTGACTTGCTTCACCCTTGTCAGGTGCTTACTGATTTATTTACTGTGCTTGAAAAGAAAAGAAAACTTCAGGGATTAAAACTTGCTTACATTGGTGATGGCAACAATATGGCTCACAGCTTATTGAACGGATGTTCAAAAGTAGGAATGAATATCGCTATTGCTTCACCTTCAGGTTATAAACCGAATAAAGAAATTGTGGCTAATGCTAAAAAGTTCGCAGCATATATGGGAAGTAAAGTTGAGATTCTTGATGACCCTGTTGCAGCAGTTAAAAATGCAGATATTGTTTATACGGATGTTTGGGCTTCAATGGGTCAGGAAGAAGAAGCTGAAGAGAGAAGGAAAAAGTTTGCTAAGTTTCAGGTTAATCCGAAGCTTGTAAAACACGCAAAAGAAGATTACTTGTTTATGCACTGCCTGCCTGCTCACAGGGGCGAAGAAGTTGTTGATGAAGTTGCTGATTCACCAAACTCTGTAATCTTTGATGAAGCTGAAAACAGATTACATGTTCAGAAAGCTATAATGGCTTTAGTAATGTGA
- the gdhA gene encoding NADP-specific glutamate dehydrogenase, producing the protein MASEYVMKLLADVKAKNPNEPEFHQAVEEVLESLDLVLQRHPEYRSLKIVERMVEPERVIMFRVPWMDDQGQIHINRGYRIEMNSAIGPYKGGLRFHPSVTLGILKFLAFEQVFKNSLTTLPMGGGKGGSDFDPKGKSDNEIMRFCQSFMTELFRHIGPNTDVPAGDIGVGTREIGYLFGQYKRLTNEFTGVLTGKGLNWGGSLIRPEATGFGVVYFANEMLKTKGQTFEGKTVAVSGFGNVAWGAVQKVTELGGKVVTLSGPDGYIYDPDGVKGEKIDYMLKLRASNKDAVEDYAKEFKVQFFPGRKPWEVKCDVALPCATQNEIYENDAKELIKNGCICVCEGANMPTTIEAYKLFVEAGILYAPGKASNAGGVATSGLEMSQNSMRLPWSREEVDRRLHEIMIRIHDTCLATAEKYGTPGNYVNGANIAGFLKVADAMIDQGLV; encoded by the coding sequence ATGGCTTCTGAATATGTAATGAAATTATTGGCTGATGTTAAAGCCAAAAATCCTAATGAACCGGAATTCCATCAGGCAGTTGAAGAAGTTTTAGAGTCGCTCGATTTGGTTCTTCAACGACATCCGGAATATCGCTCACTTAAAATTGTTGAAAGAATGGTTGAACCTGAAAGAGTAATAATGTTTCGTGTTCCCTGGATGGATGATCAGGGACAAATTCACATCAATCGCGGTTACAGAATAGAAATGAACAGTGCAATCGGACCATACAAAGGTGGTTTGAGATTTCACCCGTCAGTTACTCTGGGCATCTTAAAGTTTTTAGCATTCGAACAGGTTTTCAAAAATTCTCTTACTACACTTCCGATGGGTGGTGGCAAAGGCGGAAGCGATTTCGATCCTAAAGGAAAGTCAGATAACGAAATTATGAGATTCTGCCAGAGCTTTATGACAGAGCTTTTCCGTCACATTGGTCCGAATACAGATGTTCCTGCTGGTGATATCGGAGTTGGAACAAGAGAAATTGGTTATCTCTTCGGACAGTATAAAAGGTTAACAAATGAATTCACCGGAGTATTAACGGGTAAAGGACTTAATTGGGGCGGTTCACTCATTCGTCCGGAAGCAACCGGCTTTGGTGTAGTTTACTTTGCAAATGAAATGTTAAAAACAAAAGGTCAAACTTTTGAAGGCAAAACAGTTGCTGTTTCGGGATTTGGTAATGTTGCCTGGGGTGCTGTTCAAAAAGTAACCGAACTTGGTGGAAAAGTTGTAACCCTTTCCGGCCCTGATGGATATATTTATGATCCTGATGGAGTTAAAGGAGAAAAGATTGATTATATGCTTAAGCTTCGTGCAAGTAATAAAGATGCAGTGGAAGATTATGCTAAAGAATTCAAAGTTCAGTTCTTCCCTGGCAGAAAACCGTGGGAAGTAAAATGCGATGTGGCTTTACCATGCGCAACTCAGAATGAAATTTATGAAAATGACGCTAAAGAACTTATTAAGAATGGTTGTATTTGTGTCTGCGAAGGTGCTAACATGCCAACAACAATCGAAGCATATAAATTATTTGTTGAAGCTGGAATTCTTTATGCACCGGGCAAAGCTTCTAACGCTGGTGGTGTTGCAACATCCGGATTGGAAATGTCACAGAACAGTATGAGATTGCCGTGGAGCAGAGAAGAAGTTGATAGAAGACTTCATGAAATCATGATCAGAATTCACGATACCTGTCTCGCAACTGCTGAGAAATATGGGACTCCGGGAAACTATGTTAACGGTGCAAACATTGCAGGATTCTTAAAAGTAGCTGATGCAATGATTGATCAGGGTCTTGTTTAG
- a CDS encoding M24 family metallopeptidase gives MSNQIIKEKILQAVEILNEKNIDMWITFVRETKVTKDPMIDMIVGEHSTWQSAFIINRDGETAAIVGSIEEENIVKTGLFQKVIGYVKSVKEPLLEYLNDKNPKSIAINYSKNSVLSDGLTYGMYLLLNDYLEGTEFKNRLVSAEEIISALRGRKSDSELSIMKEAITETLKIFDAVTKFIKPGLTEKDVAEYVKKIMKEKGFQPAWDEETCPAVFTGPNPASAHSGPTDRKIEKGHLVNMDFGIKYKGYCSDLQRTWYVLRDGETKAPAEVQKGFEVIRDAIQKVADAIKPGVTGVEMDDIARNYITDQGYPEYPHGLGHQVGREVHDGGAGLFPRWERYGNTPFMKLEERQVFTIEPRLPVEGFGVATIEEEVVITRDGCEFLSPPQKELILIK, from the coding sequence ATGTCAAACCAGATTATTAAAGAAAAAATTCTGCAGGCAGTAGAAATTCTTAATGAAAAAAATATTGATATGTGGATTACATTCGTCCGCGAAACGAAAGTAACCAAAGATCCTATGATTGATATGATTGTTGGTGAACATTCAACCTGGCAATCAGCATTCATCATTAATCGGGATGGAGAAACAGCCGCAATAGTTGGAAGTATTGAGGAAGAAAATATCGTAAAGACCGGCTTGTTTCAGAAAGTAATTGGATATGTTAAATCTGTTAAAGAACCTCTGCTTGAATACTTAAATGATAAAAATCCAAAAAGTATTGCAATTAACTATTCTAAAAATTCTGTTCTGTCAGATGGATTAACTTATGGAATGTATCTTTTGCTGAATGATTATCTGGAAGGAACTGAATTTAAAAACAGATTAGTAAGTGCTGAAGAAATTATCTCAGCTCTCAGAGGCAGAAAATCAGATTCGGAATTGTCTATAATGAAGGAAGCAATAACAGAAACTCTGAAAATTTTTGATGCTGTTACAAAATTTATTAAACCGGGACTAACAGAAAAAGATGTTGCTGAGTATGTTAAGAAAATAATGAAGGAAAAAGGCTTTCAACCTGCTTGGGATGAGGAAACTTGTCCGGCTGTTTTTACCGGACCTAATCCTGCAAGTGCTCATTCAGGTCCTACTGATAGAAAAATTGAAAAGGGGCATCTTGTTAATATGGATTTTGGAATTAAGTACAAGGGTTATTGTTCCGATTTACAAAGAACCTGGTATGTTTTACGTGATGGAGAAACAAAAGCACCGGCAGAAGTTCAGAAAGGATTTGAAGTAATTCGTGATGCTATACAAAAAGTTGCAGATGCAATTAAACCGGGAGTTACCGGAGTTGAAATGGATGATATCGCAAGAAATTATATAACAGATCAGGGTTATCCGGAATATCCGCACGGACTTGGTCATCAGGTTGGAAGGGAAGTTCACGATGGTGGGGCTGGACTTTTCCCTCGCTGGGAAAGATATGGCAACACTCCATTTATGAAATTAGAAGAAAGGCAAGTATTTACTATCGAACCACGATTACCGGTTGAAGGATTCGGTGTTGCAACAATTGAAGAAGAAGTTGTTATCACGAGAGATGGATGCGAATTTCTTTCTCCACCACAGAAAGAATTAATTCTAATTAAATGA
- the nifJ gene encoding pyruvate:ferredoxin (flavodoxin) oxidoreductase, which produces MDRKKVTIDGNEAAAYVAYNTNEVIAIYPITPSSNMAEWCDTWSAVGKKNIWGVVPQVTEMQSEGGASGAVHGALQSGALTTTFTASQGLLLMIPNMYKIAGELTPTVFHVSARSIAAQALSIFGDHSDVMSVRQTGFALLSSGSVQEVMDFALITQAATLESRIPFLHFFDGFRTSHEVMKIEQLNAEDMRAMIDDKLVIEHRKRALSPDHPFIRGTAQNPDVYFQGRETVNPFYKACPDIVQKQMDKFAKLTGRQYHLFDYVGAPDAERIIILMGSGTQAVEETVEYLVAKGEKIGAIKVRLYRPFSIDHFIKALPKTTKSIAVLDRTKEPGSAGEPLYQDVINAISEKYMNGELEFTYPKIVGGRYGLSSKEFTPAMIKAVFDNLSADKPKNHFTVGIIDDVTNSSLDFDPNFSVEAPETFRGKFYGLGADGTVGANKNSIKIIGEGTDYYAQGYFVYDSKKSGSVTVSHLRFGPKPIKSTYLINKANFIACHQQVFLEKMDMLEDAIEGSTFLLNTKVPKEQVWDSLPEKVQKDLIEKKMKLFVIDAYKVADETGMGVRINTIMQTCFFAISNIFPKEQAIGLIKDSIKKTYGAKGDKIVQMNFEAVDKTLDNLFEVPVPNKITSKAQLQPPVTPNAPDFVKEVLGKIIAGKGDLIPVSKMPVDGTYPSASARWEKRNIALEVPVWDPETCIQCNKCVMVCPHATIRAKVYEEKYLEGAPETFKSTKFKAKDYGEGLLYTLQVAVEDCTGCGLCVDVCPAKNKKETKLKAINMAEQLPLREKERANWDFFINIPDLDRRKVAVSKVKDSQFLEPLFEFSGACAGCGETPYVKLVSQLFGDRAIIANATGCSSIYGGNLPTTPWSVNKEGRGPAWSNSLFEDNAEFGLGFRLAINKHQHQAIELLKKYSSEIGDELVSSIINADQKDEAGIYEQRERVEALKKKLNDMINAGSNGKASDLNHLLSIADYLVKKSVWIIGGDGWAYDIGYGGLDHVIATGANVNLLVLDTEVYSNTGGQSSKATPRGAVAKFAAAGKPAGKKDLGLMAMTYGNVYVARVAMGANDQHTLRAFLEAEAYDGPSIIIAYSHCIAHGINMATAMNNQKAAVDSGYWPLYRYNPELAKEGKNPFKLDSKGLKIPLKDYAYMETRYKMLTKSHPDLAAKLIQEAQEDVIKRWKEYERLAAWDPQKETVQ; this is translated from the coding sequence ATGGATAGAAAAAAAGTTACAATCGATGGTAATGAAGCCGCAGCGTATGTGGCATACAATACAAATGAAGTAATAGCAATTTATCCTATTACTCCATCTTCAAACATGGCAGAATGGTGTGATACCTGGTCTGCAGTTGGGAAGAAAAATATTTGGGGTGTTGTTCCGCAGGTTACTGAAATGCAGAGTGAAGGCGGTGCTTCCGGTGCTGTTCACGGTGCATTACAAAGTGGAGCTCTAACCACAACTTTTACTGCTTCACAAGGTTTGCTTTTAATGATTCCGAATATGTATAAAATTGCAGGTGAACTTACACCAACTGTTTTTCATGTTTCTGCAAGATCAATTGCTGCACAGGCACTGTCAATATTCGGTGATCATTCTGATGTAATGTCTGTTCGCCAAACAGGATTTGCATTGCTTTCTTCCGGCTCTGTTCAGGAAGTGATGGATTTTGCACTTATCACACAGGCAGCTACTCTTGAATCACGAATTCCTTTCCTCCATTTCTTCGATGGTTTCAGAACTTCTCACGAGGTTATGAAAATTGAACAGCTTAATGCTGAGGATATGAGAGCTATGATTGATGATAAGCTTGTTATTGAACACAGAAAAAGAGCTTTATCACCTGATCATCCTTTTATAAGGGGAACAGCTCAGAATCCCGATGTTTACTTTCAGGGAAGAGAAACAGTAAATCCATTTTATAAGGCTTGTCCTGATATTGTTCAGAAGCAGATGGATAAGTTTGCTAAACTTACTGGCAGACAGTATCATTTGTTTGATTATGTTGGTGCACCGGATGCTGAAAGGATAATAATACTTATGGGCTCAGGAACTCAGGCAGTCGAAGAAACGGTTGAGTATCTTGTTGCTAAAGGTGAAAAGATTGGTGCAATAAAAGTAAGATTATACAGACCATTTTCAATTGATCATTTCATAAAAGCGTTACCTAAAACAACAAAATCAATTGCAGTTTTAGACAGAACAAAAGAGCCCGGTTCTGCAGGTGAACCTTTGTATCAGGATGTTATCAACGCTATATCAGAAAAATATATGAATGGCGAACTTGAGTTTACTTATCCAAAAATTGTCGGCGGAAGATATGGCTTATCCTCAAAAGAATTTACACCTGCTATGATTAAAGCTGTGTTTGATAATCTTTCAGCAGATAAACCGAAAAATCATTTTACAGTTGGAATAATAGACGATGTAACAAACTCAAGTCTGGATTTTGATCCCAATTTTTCTGTTGAAGCACCTGAAACTTTCCGTGGAAAGTTCTATGGTCTTGGTGCAGATGGAACAGTAGGTGCAAATAAAAACTCAATTAAAATTATTGGCGAAGGAACTGATTATTATGCACAAGGATATTTTGTTTATGATTCGAAAAAATCAGGTTCGGTAACAGTATCACATTTAAGATTCGGTCCAAAGCCAATCAAATCAACTTATCTTATAAACAAAGCGAACTTCATTGCATGTCATCAGCAGGTATTTTTAGAAAAGATGGATATGCTCGAAGATGCAATTGAGGGTTCAACTTTTCTTCTGAACACAAAAGTTCCGAAAGAACAGGTATGGGATTCATTACCTGAAAAAGTTCAGAAAGATTTAATCGAAAAGAAGATGAAACTTTTTGTAATAGATGCATATAAGGTTGCTGATGAAACCGGAATGGGTGTAAGAATAAACACAATTATGCAAACCTGCTTTTTTGCTATTTCAAATATCTTCCCTAAAGAACAGGCAATCGGTTTGATTAAAGATTCTATTAAGAAAACTTATGGAGCCAAAGGTGATAAGATAGTTCAGATGAATTTTGAAGCCGTTGATAAAACTCTTGATAATTTATTTGAAGTTCCTGTTCCGAATAAAATTACAAGTAAAGCTCAGTTACAGCCACCGGTAACTCCAAATGCTCCTGATTTCGTAAAAGAAGTTCTTGGAAAAATTATTGCAGGTAAAGGTGATTTAATTCCGGTCAGTAAAATGCCTGTTGATGGAACATATCCATCAGCAAGTGCAAGATGGGAAAAAAGAAACATTGCTCTCGAAGTTCCGGTTTGGGATCCTGAAACATGTATTCAATGTAACAAATGTGTTATGGTTTGTCCGCATGCAACTATCAGAGCAAAAGTTTATGAGGAAAAATATCTTGAAGGTGCACCAGAAACTTTCAAATCAACAAAGTTTAAAGCAAAGGATTACGGTGAAGGATTACTTTACACACTTCAGGTGGCAGTAGAAGATTGTACCGGCTGTGGGTTGTGTGTTGATGTTTGTCCTGCCAAGAACAAAAAGGAAACAAAACTCAAAGCAATCAATATGGCAGAGCAACTTCCACTTCGTGAAAAAGAAAGAGCTAATTGGGACTTCTTTATTAACATTCCTGATTTAGACAGAAGAAAAGTTGCGGTTTCAAAAGTTAAAGATTCACAATTCCTCGAACCATTGTTTGAATTCTCAGGAGCCTGTGCAGGTTGTGGTGAAACTCCTTATGTAAAACTTGTAAGCCAGCTTTTTGGAGACAGAGCAATTATTGCAAATGCAACCGGCTGCTCTTCAATTTACGGTGGAAATCTTCCGACTACTCCTTGGTCAGTAAATAAAGAAGGAAGAGGACCTGCCTGGTCAAATTCATTATTTGAAGACAATGCTGAATTCGGATTAGGATTCAGATTGGCAATAAATAAACACCAGCATCAGGCAATCGAATTACTCAAAAAATATTCTTCTGAAATTGGCGATGAATTAGTTTCTTCAATCATCAATGCCGATCAAAAAGATGAAGCCGGTATTTATGAACAAAGAGAAAGAGTAGAAGCACTGAAGAAAAAATTAAATGATATGATTAATGCTGGTTCAAATGGAAAAGCATCGGACTTAAATCATTTATTAAGTATTGCAGATTATCTGGTTAAAAAATCTGTCTGGATAATTGGTGGTGATGGATGGGCTTATGATATTGGTTATGGCGGACTTGATCATGTAATTGCGACCGGAGCAAATGTTAATTTGCTTGTATTGGACACAGAAGTTTATTCAAATACTGGCGGACAAAGCTCAAAAGCTACGCCTCGCGGTGCTGTTGCCAAGTTTGCTGCTGCAGGCAAACCAGCAGGTAAAAAAGATCTTGGACTTATGGCAATGACCTACGGAAATGTTTATGTGGCAAGAGTTGCGATGGGTGCAAACGATCAGCATACATTAAGAGCATTTCTTGAAGCTGAAGCCTATGATGGACCATCAATCATTATTGCATACAGCCATTGCATTGCACATGGAATTAATATGGCAACTGCAATGAATAATCAGAAAGCTGCTGTTGATTCCGGCTATTGGCCTTTATACAGATACAATCCCGAATTGGCAAAAGAAGGAAAGAATCCATTTAAACTCGATTCAAAAGGATTAAAGATTCCTCTGAAAGATTATGCTTATATGGAAACAAGATATAAGATGCTGACTAAATCTCATCCTGATCTTGCAGCTAAACTGATTCAGGAAGCACAAGAAGATGTTATCAAACGATGGAAAGAATATGAAAGATTAGCTGCCTGGGATCCACAGAAAGAAACAGTTCAATAA